AGGAAATAGATTAGAAAAATAGGTCGTCTAAACACTCGACGATTTTATAAACAAGTAATTCATCACTTGTTTCGCCAGTCTGTTGTAAACCTTCCAAGTAACGCTGCATTGTAGAGTTGGGTAAGAATCACCAATAATTCTCGATAATGAGAATATCAAGTCGATTAGATAAGTCGCACGTCGATTTCTGAATGACCGCTAGCCCTTTGTAGCAGAAGTCGTCTATTCTTGAGTATAACCTTATTTGCCGGGCTTGGAAGTGACTACATATGACcgaagtatatatatccatCTCGTCGTAAGACTGCCAAAGCACTCTTCTCAAATCTAACCAGATCACTGACTCCGTGACTACTATGGGATATTATCTCGGAGTGGACCTGAGCCTATCGAGGGATCTGCTCCTATTCAAGGTCTCCCATGGGGGATAAGGCACCGGGTAAGAAACCGGAGTAACAGAGGAGCTGATACAGTGAGGAGACTGGGTAGACTGGGTAGACTGTCCGGAAAGATCCGGAATATCTGTTAATGTAAGGCAGAGGATTCGAAACAGCAGAGCACTCAGTCGTCACTGCTTGAGACGCCTTATCCAAGACTGCGTTACCGTCAAGTAGATTGAAATAACCCCGGTCCGCAAATGACTCTGCGGACGCCTTGAATCCCAACAATCATTACGTTTGAACGCCCAGTACTGCAGACATTATGTGTGAACTGGAGACTTGCTAGCGTCCAACAGAAGATCCCAAGTTTGGGGACCGTAGCTGATCGTAATACTCCATCGAGTTACAGTTGACATAAATGGAACATTCTGAGCATGTACTCGTAAATCGACTTCTAGCGTGTATGAAATCGATTGAGCGTCAAGCCCCCATGATACAGCCCTGAATGAAGAGTCCGCAGCTATCTACTCTACGCACAAACATGACGGCATGCGGAAGCCTGGCCTTCACAAAGCACTTCTGCTGGGTTCCAGTGCATGCACGATATTTGCATTTCCATATATATTCGTTGAGTGTAGCGGTGTAGCCGTCTTGGAGCTTGGCCTTTGACGAGATGCGTGTCTGGATTTCAGTTGATGAATGCTATGCTACGAAAGTTCCATGTCCAACACGTCTCTTCGTCAGTAATTAATTCCTTGCGCATCCGTTGAGATTGATAAGTGCATCCCCTAGCCTTACCGGCGGCGTCTTGTACTCATGTTGGGTCGGATATCTCACAATTGCGGTCAGGAGGCTTTTCTTATTGGAATTGTCGGATTGCTGCCGCAGTTACTATCTTTGCATTCCATCCAATCTATCTGATGTCTTTGTAGGAATTAGGGGCTGTTCTCTGGTAGTGTTGTCCCACCAGCGACGGGAAAAGACATAACGGACGGGAATGTGTCAGTCAGGCTCATAACCAGAAGTCATAACGATGTATAAAGGTGCACACCGGAACCCGCAAGATCCGATTAATACAATTACAGAGGCTGCAGGTGGCGTGAGGCTGTGTTCGGACGAGCTACCGAAACCCCATGACTCTGCAATACAATGAGTGACGATCCCAGTTACAAGGGCTAAGCGAGGCCATCTCGTATCAAACGACTCTGCAGGCTGATTCGGTGGGGATTAATCACCGATTGGATCCCTGATTCAGTGACTCTTCTCTGCCCTCGACGACTGTTTGAGATTAATAGGGTCAATTCCGAACTGGGCCCACTGGGCCCACTGGGTCCGATCCTTGCATTATCAGGGTTTTGGGTCGTGTTTCGTATCGGTTACCTTTTCGGTTGTTCAGACGATGAAGGCCTCTGTACGGACGGATAGACTGGTTGTGGAGGTTTGGGGGATTCCGAGTCCGCGCCGTGTCCAGTACAGAAATGAGGCTGTAGATCGCTGTTCCTGGAGTCAATGCGTCCGCGACAACAGCCGCTGGAGCTTTTGGCAGCCAAGACAGACACTTCTCGCTGACTTGTATATGCGGACTTGGCTTACACGTCAAATTAATGTCAGTCTGGGCTCTGGAAGTCTGGAGCATCGGCCGTCGGCGTTTTCTCTCAAACGGCAACGCATCAGATAATCATTGTTAAAAagtggggaagaagagcatgtaTGGGGGAAACTGAGACCGCCAAGCAGGCTAGGAGTTTGGGCCCTGACTCGGAACGTTCAAACGCACCTATCGGCGTCGTTTCGGGGCAGGTGTGCAGTGTTCTCAAGCTCTCCGGCACAGAGTCCAGAGCTAGGGAGTTTGTGTCAGTTTGACAGTTCCTATAGCAGGCCACCAATCATGTAGGACTGTGCTTGCTGATCATCTTCAACCGTTTCGAATTATTTCCGGTGAATGATATCTGCGAAGTGAAGGGGAGTCCCAGCGGACCTACTTTCTATAAAGAGAGCATGGATAGGTATATAAAGAGGTCTTCTCGCTCCCACTGCTAACTTCCTATCACCAGCGCAATACTCTCTTCTCATTCTTCTCCAGTATCTCTTCAACCTTCAACATGTTCGTCAAAAAcggcctccttctctctctggCAACCAGCGTGCTGGCCACGCACGGCGCCCGCTCCCACCCCGGCACCAGCAAAATGGTGAAGCGCGCCGACTTCCCCATTCCCGAGTCGCAAGGAAGCGAGACCTTTGATGAGCCCTATGAGATCTCCGGCGAGAGCTTCGACGGCGGCATGAAGACCTACGGCCGTGGCGTTGACTGCTCCGGACAGAGTGAAGGCGGCGATTCCGACGCAGTCTTTATCGTCAAGGACGGCGGTACTCTTAAGAACGCGATTATCGGCACCGACCAGGTCGAGGGTGTCCACTGCGAGGGCTCTTGCACTATTGAGAATGTTTGGTGGGAGGCTGTCTGTGAGGGTACGTTATGTCCATCCGATTCTATCTTAATATCAGCActaccctcaccctcaccctgaACCATGTCATGACttgttattttattaacGGAAATAACAgacgccctctccctcaagaCCGGTGACGGCCCGTTCAACGTTGTCGGCGGTGGAGCCCAAGGCGCCGAGGACAAGGTCATCCAGCacaacggcggcggcaccgtGACTGTGTCTGGCTTTACAGTTACAGACTTCGGCAAGCTGTACCGCTCCTGCGGAAACTGTGACTCCATGTCCGAGCGCCACATTGTCCTGGAGGGCATCACTGCTACCGACGGCAAGTATCTTGTcggcatcaacagcaacTACGGCGACACGGCCACCATCGACAGCGAGTCTTGCGCTACTGATGTCAAGACCATCTGCGCTGAGTATGAGGGCACTGATAACAACGATGAAGAGGTGAGTCTATACGCCTAGATACCCATTTTACCTTTGCGGTAGTGTTTGTATGCTAATGATGTATTGCAGCCCGAGGAGATCGGCGATGGACCCAGTGACTACTGTATCTACACCGACCCTCTTCCTGAGTGTTAGCCGGTCCAGCCTACCGCTATGAGCACTCCAATATAGCCCGATGAGCTATAGGAGCCTTGCTATATTAGTTGTTGAAAATGTATATTGACAGTACCTGACAGGTACGTTGTATAAGTATGGCGCAGGTTGATTAGCTGGGTGAAAAATGGCACATACCAGATCCTTGAAGGTATCCACTCAgcaaataaaagaaatcGGTCTACCTGCAGACATACCATTGTAAAATAAGAAGTACCTCATCCGTGAACCGAACGCCTACCACTAGATCAATGATGCTAGTGGCATGTTAAGCAGTCTCCAACAGTCTAGTTGTACCTGAAGTAGCGGGCGccctctcctcttcatcaccatcaaagaTAACCCGAATCTCCTCCAGAGTAAACCCCCTCGTCTcaggaaaataaaaataaaccGTCCCCAGAATCCCCACCATAAACGAACAGAAGACGATATAGTAGCGCCAGCCCAGATCCTCCAGCCCAATCGGGTGACAGTACGCCGTGATCACCAACGACCCGTACATAGCGACCATATCAACTGCCAGCCCCTTCGCGCGGAGCGAGTACGGGAATATCTCCGTCGGATAGCCCAGGAAGAGCGGTGACCATGCGATGTCGGAGTGGAACAGCAGGATAAACACGCAGGCTATCACCGCGATCCCGGCCGGCTGAGAGCCTGTTTCGCTGTTCACCGCTGCGCAGGCTGTCCATATGATGTAGGATATCAGCATGCCTGTACTGCTCCAGAGGAATAACGCGCGTCGGCCGAGCCGGTCAACGAGGAAGGCGCCTGTTAGTGCtgcgaggaggttgaagacCTGGAGCAGACCGTTGATAAGGGTTTGGGTGTAGGCGGATGTAACACCGACGGAGTTGAGGACTAGAGGGAGGTACATGATTACCATAGTGACGCCGTTCCAGATTGAAAAAACGCCGATgcagatggtgaggatggtgCGTTTGCGGTTCCCCGGTGTTGCGAGCAGGGCTGTCCAGCCGGTGCGTTGGGCGTCTTTTTCTAACTTGATGGCGTTGGTTATTTCGGCCAGTTCGAGGGTTACTAGCTCTGATGGTGGAGTGGCTGCGTTTGCTTGACCGTCTCGGTGTCTTTTAAGGATGGCTGAGGCCTCGTCGATGCGGCCTTGTGCTACGAGCCATCGAGGAGACTCGGGAACCCACCAGAGGAATAAGAGCTGGATGGCTGGACACGCGGCTTGCAAGAGGGAGGGGATGCGCCAGGACCAGCTGCTGGCGATGTCCTGGCATCCGAATGTAAACCATGAGGCGAGGACTGAACCTGCTAACTATCAGAATGAGGTACTATATTGAGTACCCTGCCTAGCGGCAAGTAATTCACCTACCCAAGTAGAACAAGGTCCAGTAAGCAGAAGTATACTTCCCTCTATGAGTAGGATATGCCAGCTCAGCAATAAGCATAGGGCTAGGCTGGGAGCTAAACATCCCACCGAAGCCAATAAGGATGCGGGCAAAGATGAGCATCCCTACATTTATAGATGTACCCTGGATAGCAGCCCCGCTGCAGGTCATGATGATTCCATAGAGCAGAACTGGCTTGCGTCCGAGGCGATCACAGAGGTCACTTGAAAAAGGGATAGCTATTAGACTTCCTATTGGCTGCGCGGCAATAATCGTTCCCAGCAGGGCCCCAGTTGGATGACTGAAGTACTCTTTCCATTGTACAAAGCTTTGGAGGCTGGTCATCAGTGAGGCTTGTTCGTTGTTAGTGAGGCCCTGGCGAGGGAAGGAAAACCCACCATCGTACCCGACTGTAGTTGACGATAGAATCGGGATCAGAAGGATGAGATTCAGCTTTAGCAAATGAGGCTGCTGGAACCAGTGCTTTCTGGTGTTTGGGAGGGCCTCTGCGAGTGCGCCCCCCACGACCTGCGTTGGACGGGCCATGAGGCTGGGACTTTGCTTCGATGGGACTGAGAGCTTCTGGGAACTAAACCTTGGAAGATGATACAACTAGAGAAAGGGGATGTCCAGGTACAACATGGGGGTCAAGGGTTCTTTGTAATGCTCTTCGCACACCCGACAATCATTGAGACTCCTTGCCGAACGCAAGGGTGTCACCTCGCCGTGCTCATTGGGCACagttttcctttttcctgtTGGGGGGAGCTGTGATTTGTGATACTGTTGTGCTTTAGCCCCATTATTTAAGCTAATAGTATCATTATATCAGACCTCGAACAAAGAACCTTGCTGCAAACCCCTAACCAGGTGCATGAGACAGACTGGGCTCTCCCAGATAGACAACCCATGGTCCGGAATCTACGTATCACGGAAAGGGCGTGCTGCAGATAGAATAGATACATTGATGATTGAATATTTAAGTCCTTGATAGAATCAAGTATACtgatttttattataccATAGAGGATGCCTTTGCTTTTACTTCACACCAGCTACAAAAATAGACTCTAAAGGAGTTTGAATATAGACACCACATATAATTATTGCTTTTCAATAATTGGTTGCTTTTTGAGAACACACGATGAACCTATAACATATCTTGCTATCACCAGCTAGCTACCATCTCTTGAATAAGTAAGTGATGTATAAGAATCCATTAAGATCGACAATTAACACTATAGTTCCAAACCAGAATATCAACTGTGAATACTCTAATTGAATCACCAAGCACAATGCCCCCCATCAACACGCAAATCCGACGCCGTCATAAAGCTACTCCCATCTCCAAGCAAAAACAGGACCGGCGCCCTGAACTCATCCACCGTGCTGAGCCGATTCAACATATTATCCCCACTCCACAGCTCCTCAATCCCAGGAATCTTCAGGGTATCCTCCGTCGCCGCCGTCCGAATATACCCAGGTGACAACGTATTCACCCTGATAAGCGGCATCCCAGCACGCGCCCCCCACTCGGCAGCAAGAGACCGCGCCAGCTGCAGAACCCCAGACTTGGACGTGTTGTACGCAGCTGTATCGACGCCCTTGTTCACGTTCGTCCCGCTCATGCTGGCGACTAGCACCACGCTGCCGCTGACGTTGGCCCTGCGCATCTCGCGCGCGACCGCTTGTGCGGATAGGAATGTCCCTgtgatgttgatgtccaTGAGGCGTCGGAACCGGTCGACTGAGAATTCGGTCGCGGGGTCTTTATCTGAGACGCCGGCGCAGGCGACGAGCCCGCGGATGGGATACCGGGCGGTTGAGGCTACGGCTGATATGGCCTGTGTGACGTTTTCGGCGTCTGTGACGTCGCATTTGTGGTATTTGACGACTCCGGAGTATTTCTTTGCGGTTTCTTCGAGGGGTTCTATTTTTTgttagttggttggttggattTATCTATGGCTGGGTGGATATTGCTCACCCCATGCCTCTGGTCGCGGGCCATCTAGGTAGTCCAGACAGTAGGCGTCGCCGCCGCTTTCGAGGACGGACTCGGCGACGGTCAGGCCTAGGAAGCCGATGCCTCCGGTTACTGTTATGGATTAGTTTGTGCTGTTAGAAAATGCTGAAAGGAGACGCACTGATGATGCTGCGACCGTCGAGCCGGAACAGACTGGCACTGGGCGCTGCCGGGTTGCCTTGAGAGGGCTTGGTCTCGCGGGTCTGCATGTTATCGGCCATGATAGAAGATAATAACTACTGTACTGCTGGGTGAGGGTGTTGTATGTTCAGTGGAGCTGTGATGTCGTGTTGGGGAGTTGAGACTTGGAGACTGCGGGGAATTGGCGGGGGATCAACGCTGCAGCAGAGACAGTGGGAATAGCTTCATCCACTGTGCTGAGGTATATCAGGCTGCAAACAAAAGAGGCCATTATTTAGATGGACTGCCTATAAGTATCGACTAATTCGGAATCAATTACCATGTCTAGCGTCAAAGGTAGGTTCACTCGCCGCCTCTCACTGCCGGCAAAGTACCCTCTACTCCGATATACAGGGGGTCCTACCAAGGACGCTTTTACGGTTTCCTAGGAGCTGATGAGTCCAAGTATATAGTTAATGGACATGATCATACTCCAGTATTACTCCATTTAGCCAATTGGCATCCAGGGTTAACCCCTTACAGCATGACGTCACTGACTTCCACCATTCCGATCGATCGATCCAGATCTCGTCAATTTTCCTCAACAACTTCCAGAGTCCTCCTTTCAAGCAACAGACAAAATGCCATGGTCCATTGCCCTCCCACAGGCGATCTTCGAATCGCCCCTGCTCTCAACTCTAACCCCGGTCGCAACTGGCTCCGCGGTGGGCTATCTGGTGAACCGTACGGTCCctctccaacaccaacaacagtAATGAGGAGAATATACACTAACTAACAGCAAGCAGGCCACGGAACAAAGCCCAAATATGCCAAACTGGAACAACCCCCCTTCTCACCCCCAGCCTGGCTCTTTCCGCCCGTCTGGACTCTGTTGTACGGAATCACAGGATACGCCGCACACCACGCAACACAAACAACGCTAGACCCCGCAAGATCGACAGGCCAAACGCTCTACACGGCACAGTTAGTCCTGAACCACCTATGGATGCCTCTATTCTTTGGTCTACGGAAGCCCGCCCTCGCGGCAGCCGACATCCTGCTTCTGGGCGGGAGTGTGGCTGCGCTTATGCGGGATTGGTGGGAGAGTGATCGTGTCGCGTTCTGGCTGTTTGTCCCGTATGCGGGATGGTTGGGATATGCGACGTATTTGAATTTTGGGGTTGGCATGCTGAATGGGTGGACGGTTCCTGAGGttgaggggaaggggaaggagagggaggagtgaGCACGCATCTTAAAGTACAACACATGCTGATAACCTGAACTGGTTGATAGCCCTAGTCAGCAAGTGCAGGGATCCATTTATAGAATGGGATTTGGCATTTATTCGTGTCTAATGATATCTGTGTCCGTGCGTACAATTGGCTGGTGAAGCTGAGAACAGGGAACAAGGTCGTTCTGAAACCACTAAGGTCAAACTGAGATCCCCAGCTTCTGATAAGCGTCCCAGAAGCGCAGACACCTATTCTTAGACCCTGGAATGGTGATGCCTGGTGGATCGGCGTCAGATTGGGGCCAAAACGGCCGGTGTATACAGCTCGAGAGGCCTGGGAATTGGTAAATAGTGACCGTAGTGAGAGAATACCGTGGAAATGGTTGAACTATTTGGAAGAAACATGATGATTCAGTATGTAGTGTATGTAGTAAACCCTGCTCTGGTGATATCCAGGTGGAGGCATACAGCCCATCTCGATGAAATCTTGATACTCGACCGGGCACTAACAGCCTTGCTAGAGGGTCTGAAGATGACAGGGAATAGACTCCAGTGCCGATTCTCCGATGGCAAGCTCGTTATTAAAGTCCATTCCCTTGTCGCTGACCTTTTCAAGATTAGACACAGCCTCACGATGCCATTGACCCTCGCTATTTCCCTCCTAGTAGGGCTGATATCCTCAACAACAGCGGAAACCATTCTAGGTGTCACAGTCTTCACTCGGAATGGCGACCGTAAGCCAGCCTACCTCGTATATGGTGTACATTGAGGTGCTAACCATAATAACTGCAGGAACCCCAAAGCACTACCCCGATCCTGCACTGACAAACCTGGGCTTCCAGCAGAACCTGCAAGTCGGCTCCGACTTCCGCGACCTGTATATCGATCCCAGCTCGCCTAAGCAGATACTTGGATTCTCAAAGGACAAATACCTCTCTTCACAGGTCCACGCGTCTGCGCCTGCCGAGCGAGTCCATCTCAATGCCGCAACTGCATTCCTCCAAGGGCTATACCCACCACTCGACGAAAAGACAACATCAGAAACACTAAACAATGGGTCAACTATCCCTGCTCCCTTAAACGGACATCAGATTCCCGTAATCCACGCAGAGGCCAGCGACAGCCCCAGTTCAATCTGGATAAACGGCG
Above is a window of Aspergillus puulaauensis MK2 DNA, chromosome 2, nearly complete sequence DNA encoding:
- a CDS encoding pectate lyase (CAZy:PL3;~COG:G;~EggNog:ENOG410PKEE;~InterPro:IPR012334,IPR004898,IPR011050;~PFAM:PF03211;~SECRETED:SignalP(1-17);~go_component: GO:0005576 - extracellular region [Evidence IEA];~go_function: GO:0030570 - pectate lyase activity [Evidence IEA]) — encoded protein: MFVKNGLLLSLATSVLATHGARSHPGTSKMVKRADFPIPESQGSETFDEPYEISGESFDGGMKTYGRGVDCSGQSEGGDSDAVFIVKDGGTLKNAIIGTDQVEGVHCEGSCTIENVWWEAVCEDALSLKTGDGPFNVVGGGAQGAEDKVIQHNGGGTVTVSGFTVTDFGKLYRSCGNCDSMSERHIVLEGITATDGKYLVGINSNYGDTATIDSESCATDVKTICAEYEGTDNNDEEPEEIGDGPSDYCIYTDPLPEC
- a CDS encoding uncharacterized protein (COG:Q;~EggNog:ENOG410PW5Q;~InterPro:IPR002347,IPR036291,IPR020904;~PFAM:PF00106,PF01073,PF13561,PF08659,PF01370;~go_function: GO:0016491 - oxidoreductase activity [Evidence IEA];~go_process: GO:0055114 - oxidation-reduction process [Evidence IEA]), with the translated sequence MADNMQTRETKPSQGNPAAPSASLFRLDGRSIIITGGIGFLGLTVAESVLESGGDAYCLDYLDGPRPEAWEPLEETAKKYSGVVKYHKCDVTDAENVTQAISAVASTARYPIRGLVACAGVSDKDPATEFSVDRFRRLMDINITGTFLSAQAVAREMRRANVSGSVVLVASMSGTNVNKGVDTAAYNTSKSGVLQLARSLAAEWGARAGMPLIRVNTLSPGYIRTAATEDTLKIPGIEELWSGDNMLNRLSTVDEFRAPVLFLLGDGSSFMTASDLRVDGGHCAW
- a CDS encoding TspO/MBR family protein (COG:T;~EggNog:ENOG410PN2S;~InterPro:IPR004307,IPR038330;~PFAM:PF03073;~TransMembrane:2 (i112-133o139-158i);~go_component: GO:0016021 - integral component of membrane [Evidence IEA]), with the protein product MPWSIALPQAIFESPLLSTLTPVATGSAVGYLVNRHGTKPKYAKLEQPPFSPPAWLFPPVWTLLYGITGYAAHHATQTTLDPARSTGQTLYTAQLVLNHLWMPLFFGLRKPALAAADILLLGGSVAALMRDWWESDRVAFWLFVPYAGWLGYATYLNFGVGMLNGWTVPEVEGKGKEREE